TCAACAATAAAGTCCATGATcagagctttgtttttttttatgtgtaagATCGAAAGTAGGCCAGTGTAACAGCCAAGCTTTTTGAAACACGTGATATTTACTTTCGGATGAAGTCTAAAGTCAGTGGTGTTTTTTCTGGATTGGACTGtgtatattttaacagtttattcaCTTAAAAGTATTACAAAATCAACAATTGCGGCTTTAAAAGGGAgctttgctgatttttttcccacacaaAGGTCAGTTTATTAGTCATGGGGCTAACCACACGGTTTGCAAAAACACTTAAAGTCTCCAGTGGCTCTGAAGGAACTAGATTAGGTCTGAGAAAGTTGCCAAACCTGGAGACAGTAAAATGTTGATGAACAGGATATTTGAAAGTTATGGGCATTTaaagcactgaaaaaaatgtttctctgtgaGCCACCCTTCTTCCCAAAAAACTACAttctaaaacatttaaaatgcattctTATTTATGGTATTTAGGGAAACATATTTGCGACTTATCACAAATGCGTTTCAtatcaacatatctttgccatttattttatttgttcagtGTCATATAATAAACGTGGCTGGACTTGCCCTCCTGGTAACTCggaaaatgaaggagaagcttcaaatatGTTGTGGCGTAGCCCAAACGGTGTTATTTTCCCAAACCTAACCACGTTGTTTTGGTTCTTCCACCTAACCAAAAAGTCAGTGGAAACCAAACGTAAGCCACAagtcaaaacaaaacttaagtcTAAGAATAATAAACCCTGGTCTCCTGTGTAAACAACCTCCTTAAGCAGACTTGGTCTTGCTCTTTTAAAGTGGAAGCCTTTCTGACTATGCCACAGTCGTACCTTTTGGactgaaaaaatgtcaacattcagTGTCGTTGAAATCAGGTATGAGAATGCAGTTGCTGTGGCTGTTAAGGAATGTATTGGGATTGTAATGTTTGGGAGACTAGGTTGCTGTGAGGGTGTCAACACGGGGGAATCCAGCTAAAAAACCACCAAGAAAACACGATTGTCGGTTAAACTCACGGAATCCGGTTAAACTTGGCTTCAGTCCAATGCATTGATTTGCAGAGAAGAGATGCTGTGCAGTGTTTATAAGACCTTCAGAGTCATTAACCGAAGCCCCAACTCCCAGAATACCACTGCCAGACACTCCACCTTCCCTGGAGGTGACTGAAGGACACAAACTAGGACTagctgtaaaatatatattggttaaatatttaatgtcagTTGACAATGATCATTCATATAATAATTTGTAACAAAGActagcaggaaaaaaataattaactaGATTTTAATGACATTACTTTGAATTTAACCTGTTTGTGCGTTTATGGTGGTTTGAATCTGAATTATTTAAGTGAAGCTATTTAAAATGTACTTATTCCTGTTTGACGAAGACTCTGTCCAAACCCATACCAAAAACAATTCTCTGGTCAAAGTAGCCTCCACATGTAAAAATGAATGCTGATCAAATGTACAATCTGTATGAGTGGCAgactcacatttttttctacttttttctcaGCATCTTTAGCTCCAATATGCACTTTCTATTCCATCCATTCTCCAAATGGCTCAGTCCTTTCAGGTCGCAGTCACACCAGGGGATGCTATTTCGAATcgtttttaaattgtattttgtgACCCCCTCGAGGCATCCAGACCCACACTTTGAGAACTAATGCCTTAagcaaacaacagcaacatttttaattatttctttttggcacagggctgtttttgttcaaaattcCCACTAATAAAAGCATTCAATTAGTCACATTGTGGGAAGCACAAAATCTGGTGCTTGGGAGCTTGATCCATAAAATAGAGCAATGAATAGCTGATAATTGTCAACCACTTTGATAAATAACTTATCATTTTGACTCACTtgttaaggggaaaaaaatctccgTTCtcagattccagcttcttaaatgtgaatattttctggtttctttccaaCCGAatttctttggacaaaacaagacatttgttttCTTGGGCTTTGGAAGACACTTatcaacatttttacaattttctgacattttatagaccaaacaactaattaatCCGGAAGATAATTAAACATATGCATCCGCAATGAGTCATTGGTATTTGCAGCCATAGTCAAAAAGTCTATAAAACTTCATTATATATTGGATATGTTGCAGCAACTGCTTTATTAAAATATGATTCAGTCCCTTTAGCCTTTCCTCCCCCATAATAACTTTTCCcaaactgtcagaaatgtgtgttgctgttgaaatatttttgcATGCGTTAAAAGCAGGGAGCCCACCTGAATGTTTCCCTCCTCCTGCTCGTTTCCCCGCAGGAAGAACTCGGATGACGTGGCCCTGCTGCCGGCCCGCGAAGCGAGCGCCAGATGTCCCCAGGTGGTCATCGACTTCTACGAGCAGAAGCTGACCTGGCACAGTGGAGACGACgagcagtaaaaagaaaaaaacactcgTGTCGGTTGAACGCCAAGGACAGCAGATAAACAGCTGCGCTCTCACCTGAAGCTTAGTTTAACCTCCATCAAGTGTCCTCCTTCAGCTGACATTAGAGGCACGCCGTGTGAAATCACGTCCCGCTGCAGGTAGAGTTTTCTGGCAGGTGTGGGGGATCCTCGGCGGGGACGGGTTTTAAAAGTGCTCTCTGCTCCGTGGTGCTCGGTAAAGGTCCCTGTGCCTTCGACACCGCGATGGAGACTAAAACTAACCTTTGTGTAGAGCGGCTGATTTGAGGTCAGACTAACCcgttgcagcttttatttcacaTGTCATGTAGCAGACTCAATCACTGtggatgtgttttgtttttaatatattgttaTATTTGGTAATTTATAGTCCTGTTTAGCCACAAGTATCTCTCACCGGAAGTGGTGCTTGGTTGATTAACGTGTGCTTTATAACCCGTATAGCCACACTGTGTCGGCAGAGTGAACTAACTGCTGTCTTGTCCGTACCCTAAGTTCACATAGAACTAAACATTACAGACCTGTTGTTTGAACTTGTATCGTGTGAGGTTTTTACAGCCACAGCTTCTACTGTGTCTTTCTATATCTCTGTATGACCCTTGTGGTGAAATATAAAACGATGTGGCCCACTGGAAATTTCCCAGATGTTCCCTTTTCCTCTTTACTAAATTATAACTTGATGCTTTTACCCAAAGTGAAGTCCTGTCAGTTATTTGAAAAGGCCTCATTTCCAGAGTGAATCTGTTGCCATTTACACCTGTTGAAACTAACTTTTGTGCACCTGCAATAGGTCAGACGATTGTTAAATGTAGCACTTTAGATATAAGACTGTCCATTTCCGCAGGGCATTGTTTGTGGCTGTAGTTACACAGCTCTATGTACTTGATACCTGCTTCCTGATGGCGCTGTCCTGACTCGACATATCTCCCATAACTGTTGTGGGACACTCAGCTGAACCTTAAACCTCCTAAAACTCACCTGCTACTGAACTACTGTAACTGTTGACCATGGATCTGTGAAGTCTGTGAATAAAGGAAAACCTTTTGTGACAAATTGTCTCTTGATTTTTACATAAGAACATAACTGAAACAAATGGTAAAGTCCAATGTGATGATAGCTGATTTTAAAACATGCCTAAggtacagtatacaacagaagtgagtacatcCCTATACAGTATCACTTTAATGTTAAAAAGCGCAAAATTGTGCCAACTTACAGTAATTGCATTACTTTGCTGGATGGGTTGTGTTGCTTTTCCTGACGCCCCAAAGGTGgtctgttggattcaagtcGGACAACATACTTTGGCAGGACATTGGATATTATCATGCGGGATTATTCCTCTTGTGCCAAATTCCTGTAGACTAAGAGCCATTTTGTTTGCcaagtatatataaatatattcacAGACACTCATGCTGCATCTGTAAATGTCATCTCACAACGACATGCATTCATACagctccatatcatcacactcctacttctgttcttcactgtcaggactatgcattcactggtAGTCATGGTCAGGTTCTCACACAAAAAACTGAACCCCACCTGAGCAACAAatcaatcttggtctcatctgaccaaagaacaTGCTCCCAATATTCATCAATTTCACGTTTCGTGTAATTTAGCAAATTTTTATCTCGTACATTTTGTGCCAAAAAGCATACAAGAGTTTTTTTCTTGGACATAGTTAATAGAAGTTGTAATTATGTAATGTCTCTTCCACGTGTGAGCTATCACTGGAACTCTGACTTCCACTGATAACGACTGTGCCAAGGCTGAAGcacctgtttctgtttttcagagctagacTGCTGAAGTAGTGCACGATGCATGCCGTCATTTTAGAAGGAcccctgcagctctgattagtggtactatgggtTGTTCTATACTCTACTGCAACTGACATTTTGTAGTTCACTGGTCTCCCTGtgtctttttcagtgtttgtgtggttaCACAGCcacatttttcagttcctctaataattcttttccatgtgcagccatgatgcagacatgcagacagacgcCGCCCAATAGGCTCAAAACGGAGAGCATTCTGCCATTCACAACTCATTTATAACTGTGTTTAGACAGTTTAACCTATTGGAAATCACAGATGTACTCAGTTTTGTTTCAATGCTCACGTTTTCTAACTTGggtgtcagtgatcacaggtgtatttACTTTCTTATATTGATTTTCTAATTTGAGGCTTGTGTTTTCAATACTATCTTTCTGAACTCGTCAGCTTAGACAGAATGCTTTTGTCTTTTGATATTTGACATTCATGTTGTATTACACAGGGTCGCACTTACTTCTGTTGTTCAGTGTAGTCATGCTGGTACATGCAGACTTAGCAGACTTCTTTTTGAGTCATCAGCAGGATTTGACGGTTACAGGGAGGAGCTCATCTCAGTCTtgtgactttattttgaaaCCTTTGCCCCCTGGACAGtaaaagtggaaataaaagACAGCGTTAGTGAGCTAAGCCTTTCATTATCTGTCGGATTTTACTTTACTGaaattcaaactttaaacaCTTTGGATTATGAGGGAAGGAAATGTCCACAGCAAGGATCAGGTAGGTCTGTTTTAAGTCTGAAAATTgcatatgtatatatgtttatTAAGACTTTAAAGAAGTCGCATGTTAAATCCAGAATCCTCAAACCGGAACAGCCTGAACAACatggataattttttttttgtacttagTAAGGAAGGATACTTCCTGGGAATTTCCTATTTTGATTCTTGCCATGTTGGTCACAGCACTTCCTCTATCTGCTGATAAAAACCTTCCCACTTTTCATAACAGAGTGCATTCAGTTCAGAGTTTCAGCGTCTCTTCTGCCTCATCCATGCAGCAGATCATCAGCGTCTGGGTGCGGGACCCGCGGATACAAAAGAATGATTTCTGGCACGCCTACTTAGACTATGAAATTTGTTTACATGTaagtaaaatgataaaaagagtTCTTCAATCTCTATATTCATTTAGGGAAGCTTACTGTAAAACATGTGTCACACTGGTGTGTCCTGTTTTAGACCGACAGTGTGTGTTTCACAAAGAAGATCTCGACTGTAAGAAGGAGATACAGTGAGTTTGTATGGCTCAGACAGAAACTACAAGCAAATTCACTGCTGAGGTAAGTCCATTCACTGTGTTTTGCAATGACAGTTATAGTGAAAACAACAGcttgctcagtttttttttcccttgctcTTGGTTTTTACAGGATACAGCTACCAGAGCTGCCCCCCAAAAACCCCTTTTTCAGTCTGAACAATGCTCGGCAGATTGGTGATCGGATGAAAGGGCTCCAGAAGTTTTTGGAACAGTAAGAAGATCAATTTATCAATATATCAATTTCTGAACTTTGACATACTACAAGACAAGAATTCGAAAACTGCATGCAGAGTTTCCACAAACACCAGACCACACGACTGCTGGTTTCACATTCAACCGCAATACACTATACTCAGTACAGCAACCCTTAATGGCTTTATTGTCCTACTTTTTCAGGATCCTTCAGAGccctctgctgctgtctgacagTTGCCTGCACCTTTTCCTGCAGTCACAGCTCAGCGTGGCCAAAATGGAGGCCTGTGCTGCCGGACGGACGCACTATTCTGTGGCTCAGGCCGTCCAGCAATGTGGCCTGAGGAGGTTCCACTCAGAGGAGGACTTGCAGAAGGACCTCAGCTTGTCCTGTGACTCTGACTCAGATAGGTACAATGTGGCAAAATATGCTTTTTAGTCACTGATGTATTTCCCAGGTCAGATTATATCATATATCCTTCTATCTAATTCCACTCTTCTTGTCTGTCTTGTTCCAGCTCAGAGTGCAGAGACCCAGAACACAAGATTAAAGATCTGGCAATAAGCAAATCCAAGAGTGCAGGTTTGCTCGATCTCATGGGAAGCAGTCAAGAGGAAATGTTAAGCTGCTCATCTGGTTCTacataaaaacatcatcgtCATGCTGTTGGCAGAATGTTGGAGTCTACTCACACTTACATATCTCATACAAGTTTTTTGGACCTGTGAATGGGAAATCGACCTGTTACCCTGTCATGCTGCTCCAAATGATTTCATTTATAAACACATCACCACTTATTATGGTCACAGTTAGACACTTCAGCTTGAAACCTGGAGAGTAAATAgtaatgaaaatgtattaacTGTATATTTTGCACTTTATGTATTCCATTAAGTCTTATCCTTGTGCTGTCTGCATTTGTTGTAGCAACAATTTTCCTAAAGATGGCAGTGTTGTTGCATGTGTCTGTTTGTATGTTCACATGCTGTAACTGTCTACATGTGCTTCATAAACAAACTTCACAGAAGCATCTTGACTCTTTGCTCATTCGTACTGTGAAAACTGGCCACATGCGTGCGGGTAACAATGTAAAGTCTTCAGTAGTGACAGCCTAATGCCTCTCCCACTCCTAATAAAGTGGAGGAGCTTGTCATCTGGTGGCCACTGCAGTGCTTAGCGGTGTGACATGTATAATAGGGTCTCTGCAGGGTTTTCAGACAGCCCCCCTGTCAGGTGTGGGGCGGGAGGGAGAGTCCTGCAGGATCCCGATGGACTCGCTCCTGTCTGAGGGGCCACCAGGTAGACAGGCTACACTGCTCCCTGCTGAGCAAAATGCCAGCTGCACTGACAAGCCACCCTTTCTGTCTGCCTCCTTTGCTTTGTGTTCTCTTGTCTtcgcaggtgtgtgtgtgcatgtctgttcTCCCACAGTGAGCACCATCACACTTATGCAGAGGTAATGACCACTAAACAGAGCGAAGGCAAACTGGCATATCTGCACAGCTAATTAGATTAGATGTTCCTCTCTGCAGCATCCCTGTGATTCATTAGGAATTCAGAACAGGAACAGACAACAGGCTTTATGTTACAGAGAGGTGACGTCACCTCAGACCCTCTGAGCAGCACAGCGGTTTGGGCAACAGAAAGCCCATAAACTCAGACTTGTGGGTGGGAATGTCTTTCCTGAAGATGTGTGGGTGGAGATCCATGTATGCTAATGCAGTACATGCATGTGCCACCTTTGTCAGTGGCTGTCAGTTTTATCCTGCATCttcaaacacatgcacaaaggCTGTCAGTGCTGCAGGTGTTTGCTTTAGCTGGATATTCAGAAGAAGGTTTATGCTTCTTAATGcattcacaaaacacacagggTGTCGAAGTAAGGCAATTTAACCCAAATGCATGCATACTTTCTtgctttaaaaattattttgtccaatttttaGGTTCTTTTGCAATTTTTACTTGTCTCCCTGCAAAATAA
This genomic stretch from Amphiprion ocellaris isolate individual 3 ecotype Okinawa chromosome 9, ASM2253959v1, whole genome shotgun sequence harbors:
- the snx10b gene encoding sorting nexin-10B isoform X3, which codes for MREGNVHSKDQIISVWVRDPRIQKNDFWHAYLDYEICLHTDSVCFTKKISTVRRRYSEFVWLRQKLQANSLLRIQLPELPPKNPFFSLNNARQIGDRMKGLQKFLEQILQSPLLLSDSCLHLFLQSQLSVAKMEACAAGRTHYSVAQAVQQCGLRRFHSEEDLQKDLSLSCDSDSDSSECRDPEHKIKDLAISKSKSAGLLDLMGSSQEEMLSCSSGST
- the snx10b gene encoding sorting nexin-10B isoform X2 codes for the protein MREGNVHSKDQQIISVWVRDPRIQKNDFWHAYLDYEICLHTDSVCFTKKISTVRRRYSEFVWLRQKLQANSLLRIQLPELPPKNPFFSLNNARQIGDRMKGLQKFLEQILQSPLLLSDSCLHLFLQSQLSVAKMEACAAGRTHYSVAQAVQQCGLRRFHSEEDLQKDLSLSCDSDSDSSECRDPEHKIKDLAISKSKSAGLLDLMGSSQEEMLSCSSGST
- the snx10b gene encoding sorting nexin-10B isoform X1, whose translation is MSTARIRVHSVQSFSVSSASSMQQIISVWVRDPRIQKNDFWHAYLDYEICLHTDSVCFTKKISTVRRRYSEFVWLRQKLQANSLLRIQLPELPPKNPFFSLNNARQIGDRMKGLQKFLEQILQSPLLLSDSCLHLFLQSQLSVAKMEACAAGRTHYSVAQAVQQCGLRRFHSEEDLQKDLSLSCDSDSDSSECRDPEHKIKDLAISKSKSAGLLDLMGSSQEEMLSCSSGST